A region from the Benincasa hispida cultivar B227 chromosome 12, ASM972705v1, whole genome shotgun sequence genome encodes:
- the LOC120068338 gene encoding uncharacterized protein LOC120068338, whose amino-acid sequence MPVMEKLKMFVVQEPVVAASCLIGGIGLFLPAFVRPILDSYEASKQVPQPVLSDVVASMTGKKQG is encoded by the exons ATGCCGGTCATGGAGAAGCTGAAGATGTTCGTAGTTCAAGAGCCCGTGGTGGCTGCATCTTGTTTAATCGGAGGAATTG GTCTTTTCTTGCCAGCCTTTGTAAGGCCAATTCTGGATTCGTATGAAGCATCTAAGCAAGTTCCGCAGCCTGTATTAAGTGAT GTGGTTGCAAGTATGACTGGAAAGAAACAAGGATGA